A window of Gossypium hirsutum isolate 1008001.06 chromosome D13, Gossypium_hirsutum_v2.1, whole genome shotgun sequence genomic DNA:
CTTATTTCATCTTCTCCATCAATTTCTTCAAACCCCATAAGCATATCTGCACTTTCAACCCAATTCCACACAATTAAaccattttctaaaaaaataaaggcaaaaaaGATGCTTCTCCTAATCGATTAAGTCAAGCTACTTCCTTTTCCTTCATTTTCCACCACACAACCCCCCCCCAAGAAAAAAAGACCGATGGAACTTCCAAAGCTTACCAGATCGTAATTGAAGAGCCGATTGATATCTCTTAGAAGCTGAAGAAAGACGAGCACTCCATGAATCAGCATCCATTGTTTCTAAATCACCctcttttttatacaaattttcaACCGAAAACGCGAAAAAGGAAGGATtttaatttgaggggttaaaaaTTCAATCTTTTGGAGCTCTGGTCTTAGATTTGTGAAagcaaaatgaaattaaagtaaagaGGAGGAGGAAGAGGCTAGTTAAGAGTTTGGGGTTTGATGATGAGACGCAGAAAAGGAAGAAGAGCTGCCTGTTGTTGTCCCTCTTCGAGAGTGAATTTCGTTGAAAGAGGAAATTTCATCTATCAAGTCTTTGCCTTTTATATTACTCTTATTTTCTTTTGCCTTTTTAcgttttaatttttctaattttgtaaaattaaaaattaaaaatactccCACTACCTTAATCAGATTATAAAAACTTATGGGTTCAGTTATTGTTTAATCCAACATTTTTTTTCGATGGATTGAGTAGGAATATTTTagtgaattttgttttatttttcatatatttattatttctaatttgtattattttttacttttcatctattaaGCATGTAAGTTTAATTTGGATGATTTTGAATAATGGTTAATATATGATAAACTAAATGTTAAAGTATTGGATGAAAAGGTATTTgacaaaatttcaattcaatctctCCTCTCCCCTGGATGAATCATATAGTCAATAGAAACCATGAACTTGAATAGAAGAGTTTACCCCACCCATGAGTAAATATTTCGTAGTAGCTTCATTAGATTACACATCTTTCTTGGCATATCCAAATAATAGGTAAGAGCATAAACCAAAACATTCTAGAGCTACAAAGATGATCAACTGCCAGTTGATacaattatgaataaaataatcTTCAAGTAATAACATGTACAAAATTTGAATTCGTGTTATTTAAGTCAGAATCGAAATTTTAATCATTGaaaataaatgttaaaagaaCCAAAACAATAgcttaattatgaatttttaagtatCACTAagaatttccaaaataaagtttaaatCCCAAGGTTTTTCCCATTTTGAATTGTGCTTTCTTTTGCTTTCTCTCTTCATTTTCAAACCATGAAATGAAGGTAACCATAATAATAACACAACCCTTCTCTCAGTTTTCTTTCCATTTCCCGGCAACCAAACAAAGAGGGACGTGCCTTGTGTTAGCTGCGATACATGTTCGTGGAAAAAGTTCTAACACAagtagtttatatttatagaaacAGAGGCATAACACATTTGCGTTATTACTTCACTTAATCATATATATAGTTAAGCTGATCCTATCCTCAAAGGACAATGTCTGAATCATGACAACAGAAAAATATTCACTTGAGACAGTAGGGCAATTAAATAAAGTAAACCACTCTCATTTCATCATAAATAcattgatttttcaatcgaattTCGCTGTTGATTAATTCTGTGTTTCTCTAGTTGTCAAGCAAAAACTAAGCCATAGGACATGGCCATCAAAGAAAAAGCAGCAAGTTCTTCATCCTCTCCTACCTTCCTTCTCCTTTGACACCTTTGCTTCTTCACTACCCATGTTAATGATGATGATCTTTGCAACAAAACTTCACTACTCAAAGCAAGTAATCTGATCTTAACAGCCTCACCTAACCCACTAAATCTACCACTAGGTTTCGTGTCATCAACAGACTCATCATTTGTTGTAGCAATAGAAGCAGAGCTTGTTGTGACGGTgctggatgatgatgatgacgatgatgatgataAATGCCatttcactttcttcttttctgATACTTCGTTTAAACCCAACATTGCTCTTCTTCTCTTCCTATATTTTATCCCACATGCATTGCACAATGACTGAAATTACCAAAAAGGAAACATACATAGCCCCATTAATCAACAATGACCTAATAAATTGATTATTGACCAAAGAAAATCATGTatgggaaaaaaaaaagatgaaaactttACAGGTGAAGGGTTTATAGTAAAGctaataaatgatattaaaagAAGACAATAAATAAAACCAGAGTTGAAATGATGAAATACCTTGGGGCCAGAAGGGCCACCTCTCCAAAGAGGGGTCTTTGTGGTCTTGCAGTCAGTACAAAACTTCTTCATGGTCTCACTCATTGTATCTTCATTCAATGATTCCTGAATCATAAACAGCAGTCAAATCAGTGTTTAAaacgaaaagaaagaaagaaaggtttgaatTGAAGTTGATTTTGTTGACCAACCTGTTCTCTAAGATCCATAACACCCATGAACCAATTCTTCCAACAGATCTTACATTAAACAGGACAGCAAAAGGGGGGGAATAAAATGAATATTGGAGGTTGAAGAACAAAGAAGTACCAATTTGTAACTAAAAGAAATGTAAATAAGAGAGGGAAATAAAACATAGAAAGGAAAGAGCTTTTCGGCTTTCACAGATCAAAACCGAAGAACAGAGAAAAGCTTTTGTTATGAAAACGAGTAAGGAAAAAACAtattcaaaaaatgaaaagagagaCGGAGAGATAAGAGAACCGACAGGGATAGACACAAAAACCCTAGATAGAGTGTTATGAAAAGACGATAACACCCTTAGTATACCAAAGCGCCGCCTCCTATATTGATCAAAATGAAAAAACACCCGCCAAATTTTTTTAGGATGGCGCAATCCACGTGGCAACATGGAGGGGAGTGAGACTGAGAGGTAACTCcatggttaaatttatttttagtacttgggagtttttgttttgtttttataaatatgATTTACCATTTTTTGTGGTTAACtacaataattaatataattatttcaataaattctagaaaatagaaataattttaaaatttagttaataaattatgtaattcagaaatattattttaccttttaagTTTTAGGTTAAGTGGAAATGTtctttagcaaaaaaaaaaaaaaatggtgcTGTACAGTTTCTGGGAAATGAATTGAAATTATTGTACAACTTGAGTACAAGTCAGAAAGCTTAAATTTAAATAAAGGATAATTGAAATGAATTCCAACCATAGAGCATGTTTGCCTTGAGTAGTTTAAAActtgataaataataataatttaaatttcaatataaggtggaactcttttttatttttgtaattaataaaaTCTTTTAAATGAAATGTAGTTGAAACATCGACTTACTTACGAACTTCTTTATAATTATGGACATAACACCTAAAAATCATTTATAATTAGAGGGCATACCAACTAATAATGTCAGTACCTAATACTACACTTTTATGCAATTATTTGTGACACCCAAAATAAACAAACTTTCATTTAAAACTAGTTAAATAAACCGACTTAATTTTAGCCTAAAAGCAAGCTCATATTTAAAAGTAAATTCCACTTCTCACAACCCATATCAAGCTTGATTGGAGCCGTTCCGGAAAATaacattttctttcaataaagctaaaatgaaaagaaatatcaaaccaaCAATTATATATGTCTATTTCCACTTCAAAGCAACATATAAAACAATCTAACTGGAGTCGTTCGGATTTACATAGTTACAAAAGCATATTCCCCTGTGAATCATAACTGCTCTGGgcatatgccaaaatcatcaaaccaAGCTTTTGCAAATTGCAAAGACACAATATATTTGTTTTACGACCATTAAATATAGACTCAGTCTGGGTTCCTCAATTTACTGTCCAAGCTCTATTCTGTCTCCATTCCCACTTCATGCATAATATGAACCTGGCTGTGCTGTTAACCTACGCCAGCCCACTACCATTCACACTGTACCTTCGACCATACCCGACTGTGGACACAACCCAAAGACTAGATGCCTCAACTGGAACACCCCCTCCCCAAAACTATTGTCCCATCATCTCCATAAGGACTTCAATACTGGACCAGATAAATCCTGGAAGACTAACAGCTTTTATAGCTCAAAAGCATACAAATGGTAGTCAGATATGCAGTCCCATCTCAAACGACATAACACGCTCCCACTAGTGCACCAACACAAAAACAAATGCATGCAAACAGCAGCACTACATACCTCTAGCTGAAATTGAATCCCCCTGAAGGAACAGGAAGCTCACCCCCGCCAAAATGAAACCCTGTTTGAGAGGCATCACCTGGCGGCATTGTCTCATCCTCCTCCTCCAACCAATATGTCTCGAGAACTTTCACAGCCTTTTCATAAATCTCAGTGTTATCGTGGGACTGTAAATTCTCGATCTTCTCCAGACCCTCAGCATCATCAATCATTTGTGCATAGAGATTCACTCCTCCGGTAGTGCCCAGGTTCTTATCAGCTTCTCCTACCTTCAAAATGTTTTCAAGCCCTTCTAAACAGACTGTTACAATCCTTGGATCAGGGCAGTTAAGAAGATCACACAATGGCTTTATACAACCTTGACTAACAAGGAATCTGAAACACATGACATGCCCAAATGAGAACTAGTTTATCATTTAATTCTTTACCAAGAAATTATTCCAAACAACTAAGATGATAATAGTTTTCATACTTGATCTGATCATGAGTACCACCAGATGTGGCATTTGAGATGGCCCATGCCGCTTCTTTCTTGATATCAAATTCAGCATTTTGAAGCAGATGAACCAGTGGAGATATAATATTAGCTTCAATTACAGCCTGTAAAATCCATATCATTACACACCATTTCTTGTCATAAATACTACAGACAAAACCACAGATCCAAAAGCGATAAAACAAGATAAATATAAAGGCAACAAGAAAGTGATACAGTTCCAAATTTTACCTGTATCTGCTCCTTATTTCCAGCTGTGATATTTGAGATTGTCCAACAAGCTTCCTTCTTGATGCTCTTTTTGAAATTATTTGTCAAGAGGTTTAGAAGGCATGGCAACACTTGATGATTGATAATACACTGTGTGCCAAAAAGATTTTCCCAGAAATGAGAAAAGACAAAATGGTTATACCATATAAGCAAAAAGATTACCTTTAGCAACTAAATTCAAAAAATCTTGACTAAATGGCAGGAGACTTATATTCCTAGAAAGATCTTTAAAAGACAACCTAGAAAGTGGTTGATACCTGGGTTTGACCATCATCTCCTGTGACAATATTTCCAACTGTGCGAAGAGCAGGTATTAGCACTGAAGGAGATGGGTGCCTGTGAAAACCAAGAATTTTAGATTTAGaagcaaacaaaataaaatttaatcacaGACAAAAAGAATGAGACTCAATCAGCAGCAAAAATCTAACTCACATCAAGAGCTCCACCAGACGCCCACAAACACCTGCTTCTATAACAGCttggattttgtcatttgtaCCATCAGAAAGATATGAGAGCGCCCAACATGCATCAGTTAAGACTTCTTCATCATTCGAATGAATAAGGTGTGTCAATGCAGGAAGTGCAGGTTTAACCTGAACAATTAATAAAGGAAAAGCAATAAGATAGATAATTCAAACCCAAGACTGGTTGCATACGTATTTGTGGTTCAAAACTAATACTTGATATTAGAGATGTGCAACACCTCAATTCCTAGTACACTTAGCAATCTATTGCAAAGCATAATTTTCATGATCCAACATGCAATCCACTATCTCAGATTTCAAAGGCCGCCAAAGGACAATGATTTGGCATTGTAAGTCAATATCACATCAACAGACTTGGGAATCCTTGTTAAACCCACAACAATTCCCCAAGAAAAGGAGGGAAAGAGGGTCAAACCAGATCAAAGGGAGGCTGGGGCTTTCCCCGACAAAAGTTTGAGAGAGTCCATGTTGCATTCCTCAGCATAGAAAGTTTAACATGCTCATTTAACTGTGCCAACAAAGGAAGCAAAGCACCATGACTAAGAACCAGGTCACGACATCTAGGAGAATCTCCAGCAACATTTCCCAGTGCCCAGACAGCCTGAACATTCAGAGTGAAAAGAGAATAAGATTGTATATAATATTTCATTCTAGCTTTTGCCTAGTAAAGTTCATTGTGCACACTTCTTAATTCTGTCGATCAAAACTATGCTAAATGCGTTCCATATACTTACCTGCTCACGAACATCATCACTTGGTGAAGCAAGCAATTTCACAAATATAGGAACAGCCCCATGATCAATTACCACCTTTGTGTTCTCAGATGTCCCAGAAGCAATATTAGTTAGGGCCCAAGCTGCCTCAAACTAAGAAATATGAAATCAGTAAGAATCTTACATCTAGAAATTTGAAGTCATAAAATAATGTTGAAGTTAACAAGAAATCCAACCTGAAGCTGTGGGAAATCATCCCTCGCAAGGAATTCAATGAAGCGAGGAACAACTCCTGCTTGTATCACTTGGTCAATAGGTGGGCTGCGTTCTGGGATAAATAACAAAAGATATTATTAGTTCAGAATTTTTATCACTACCAAACAAAATTATTACGTGATTAAATTCTAACCAATTGAAAGCAACTTCCTAAACTGTGAGGTTGCCTCAAGCTGCATATTACTATCGTCAGCCCAGACACCAGCAACCATGGCTGGCAAATTTTCCAACTGCAGTTGAACAGGATCAGAACAATCCAATGCAATTAACTGTAATAGGGTAAACCATGACAAAAGCAAATTTCATGGAACATGCTGCCAATTACTAAAAACATTTTGCTTTGAAATAAATTGAAAGAGGAAACCCCTTTTTACaactctaattaattaaaaacaaattaagaagcaCTAATTTGAGAATTCAAAAACCAACCCCGAATATTTGTTGTAGAATATAAGATAACTAGCTACATAATCTTTAAGCTTAATacgagaaaaaaataaaatgaattgctTATTCGACAACTCATGTTACTGTCTACCAAAACGTTTAAACAACAACAGAGTTCCCAATCAAATCAACGAAAATACACCAAAAagcatctatatatatatatatgacctcATCAACACAATCGAAACCTAATATATgcaaaattctctaaattttaaaaacctACCATAATCCTAATCCGATAAGATTAATTAAAAACCGAAAAATCTCTGAATAAGCAAGCTTCAACAACTTAAAGCAATTTATGAATACTGAAAAAGAAACGAGAAAAATAGAACAATTGAAAATCGACCTTTTTCTCAACGGCAGAGGAGTGAAGAGAAGCAGGCATTGGCTGCGCTTGAAGCCCTTCACGTCGCTTCTTCTGCAAACTCTCTTCACGGCGATTCTTCCTAATCTCCACCATGTTATCCTCCCTCCTCCGCCTTCCTTCCTCAGCGTCCACCGCCACCTTGTACCTGTTCCTTCGAACCTCCGTCCTCGAGTTTGGTCTCAATGACATCTTCTCCGATTTTCTGGAACAAAACTATAATTTAAAAGAGAATCGGAATACAAAACACTATTTTCCTTCTTCACTGAATATCCCAGAGGAACAGAAAAATCTTTCTGAAGGTTTGGTTTAGATTTTTGATCGATTTTAAGAAGAGAGGAGGGAGAGAGGGTTTATATAAGATTGTAGCGGAAATCGATTTCTAAAAAATGGTCGTGGATTGGGACATAATTACAATCCTACCATTTCCCAGTAATTGGTAAAAATGCTACACAGTCGGATAGGGCCCAAAAGTAAAGACCCAAATCAAACGAAAGCAAGTCCATTCATAAGCCCAACCCATAATGTTTTGAACCTAAGTAGAAGTCAGCGCAAGTTTGAGCAATGAGAGAAGTCATGATCCAAAAAATAGCTTTCAACCACTCATGCCAATTGAAACTCAAACCCAAACATCAGAGCTACCAACACTGCTCCTTAGAACCTTAGCTTGCCAAGGGGCACAAACAAAACCCAGGGGGAAAAAGTGGAAAAGCAGCACTATCAAAGATGTCACAATGACAACGAAACCGTCATAGACTAAAAGCTCCTTTAGATGCTCGTTTAATGTCGATGCAATGTGGTTACTATAAAAATCTATCTGGTCGCAATTCTAAAATGTGTTTGGATGGCAAAGCTGTTGTGCGGTGTAAGCACTACACTACACTGTAGAATTCTCATCGGGAGATTGGACTCTTTTGAGTCCTATTAaaagttttaaagaaattatttgatataatatcTTGGACCTTTTTTGAGAGTGTAATaagtgttatatttatttatactaaTTTATCTGTCACGTGCAGTGCATATGATTTTacgtgtttatttttaaaatttattaaaaaatatattttatgatttttaaaatatatatttgctaATTAAATGAGAATTAgtctaatttataataaaaatccATTAATTCTAAAGAATAGTTGAgacaataaaataacattttaaaagtaataaaaaaagtGGGTAACAACCGAcaaaaaatattaagttattaGATAAAATAACTTGTCATTAAGtcaaaattttatctaaaaagaatcattactttaatattttattgtctttgatataatatttcacaattatgtaaatatcattaaaattaaataatagtaaaattatcgaatatcaaaaaataatattaaaaatcataatacttaaataattataattccattattattaaaatatatataaatgaattggaTTCAAGTTTTTcatagtttttaatattattatgtactgtattattttaaaaaaatttaaatattcatataaatattttattaaaaattaatatttttttattatgaatatatataaaatttataaaacataaattaaattaaaattttattatttaaatatttaaataaataatgtaataaagttagaaatttaattttcatactttgaaatttttttaaaagaataactATAGTAAtctgatttaaaaatatatattactaaaatattaccaatgtggttttagaaatataaatgtgaacaaatattttaaagtttggtAAAGTAAATAACCATATttggtttttaatattattatatgttatatatttttttaaatcgtatttattac
This region includes:
- the LOC107888327 gene encoding GATA transcription factor 15 yields the protein MGVMDLREQESLNEDTMSETMKKFCTDCKTTKTPLWRGGPSGPKSLCNACGIKYRKRRRAMLGLNEVSEKKKVKWHLSSSSSSSSSSTVTTSSASIATTNDESVDDTKPSGRFSGLGEAVKIRLLALSSEVLLQRSSSLTWVVKKQRCQRRRKVGEDEELAAFSLMAMSYGLVFA
- the LOC107888328 gene encoding importin subunit alpha isoform X2, with the protein product MSLRPNSRTEVRRNRYKVAVDAEEGRRRREDNMVEIRKNRREESLQKKRREGLQAQPMPASLHSSAVEKKLENLPAMVAGVWADDSNMQLEATSQFRKLLSIERSPPIDQVIQAGVVPRFIEFLARDDFPQLQFEAAWALTNIASGTSENTKVVIDHGAVPIFVKLLASPSDDVREQAVWALGNVAGDSPRCRDLVLSHGALLPLLAQLNEHVKLSMLRNATWTLSNFCRGKPQPPFDLVKPALPALTHLIHSNDEEVLTDACWALSYLSDGTNDKIQAVIEAGVCGRLVELLMHPSPSVLIPALRTVGNIVTGDDGQTQCIINHQVLPCLLNLLTNNFKKSIKKEACWTISNITAGNKEQIQAVIEANIISPLVHLLQNAEFDIKKEAAWAISNATSGGTHDQIKFLVSQGCIKPLCDLLNCPDPRIVTVCLEGLENILKVGEADKNLGTTGGVNLYAQMIDDAEGLEKIENLQSHDNTEIYEKAVKVLETYWLEEEDETMPPGDASQTGFHFGGGELPVPSGGFNFS
- the LOC107888328 gene encoding importin subunit alpha isoform X1; this translates as MSLRPNSRTEVRRNRYKVAVDAEEGRRRREDNMVEIRKNRREESLQKKRREGLQAQPMPASLHSSAVEKKLIALDCSDPVQLQLENLPAMVAGVWADDSNMQLEATSQFRKLLSIERSPPIDQVIQAGVVPRFIEFLARDDFPQLQFEAAWALTNIASGTSENTKVVIDHGAVPIFVKLLASPSDDVREQAVWALGNVAGDSPRCRDLVLSHGALLPLLAQLNEHVKLSMLRNATWTLSNFCRGKPQPPFDLVKPALPALTHLIHSNDEEVLTDACWALSYLSDGTNDKIQAVIEAGVCGRLVELLMHPSPSVLIPALRTVGNIVTGDDGQTQCIINHQVLPCLLNLLTNNFKKSIKKEACWTISNITAGNKEQIQAVIEANIISPLVHLLQNAEFDIKKEAAWAISNATSGGTHDQIKFLVSQGCIKPLCDLLNCPDPRIVTVCLEGLENILKVGEADKNLGTTGGVNLYAQMIDDAEGLEKIENLQSHDNTEIYEKAVKVLETYWLEEEDETMPPGDASQTGFHFGGGELPVPSGGFNFS